From the Thermoleophilia bacterium genome, one window contains:
- a CDS encoding response regulator transcription factor, which produces MGTEGDTGGRILVIEDDADIVDVLRRTLRAEGYEVRAGGDGPEGLEVSREFMPDLVVLDLGLPGMDGLEVCTKLREDSEVPILMLTARAETADRVTGLDTGADDYLVKPFERTELLARIRALLRRHPPRGSALITVGDLRLNPDSQEALRGDREIELTKREFELLEYLMRNQRLVISRERLLEEVWGYDPLDETNTIDVFISNLRRKLEEDGEPRILHTKRGAGYVIKA; this is translated from the coding sequence ATGGGAACCGAAGGCGATACCGGTGGGCGCATCCTTGTCATCGAGGACGATGCCGACATCGTCGATGTCCTTCGCCGGACTCTCCGGGCCGAGGGTTACGAGGTCCGCGCCGGCGGCGACGGTCCCGAAGGCCTCGAGGTCAGCCGGGAATTCATGCCGGATCTGGTCGTTCTGGACCTCGGCCTTCCCGGCATGGACGGCCTCGAGGTCTGCACGAAGCTCCGTGAGGACAGCGAAGTCCCGATTCTGATGCTGACCGCCCGCGCCGAGACCGCCGACCGGGTCACCGGACTCGACACCGGCGCCGACGACTACCTGGTCAAGCCCTTCGAGCGAACCGAGCTTCTGGCGCGGATCCGCGCGCTGCTCCGCCGCCACCCGCCGCGCGGCTCGGCACTGATCACGGTCGGCGACCTCCGCCTGAATCCCGACTCGCAGGAAGCCTTGCGCGGGGACCGCGAGATCGAACTGACCAAGCGCGAATTCGAACTGCTCGAATACCTGATGAGGAACCAGCGACTGGTGATCTCACGGGAACGTCTGCTGGAAGAGGTCTGGGGATACGACCCGCTGGATGAAACGAACACGATCGACGTTTTCATCTCCAACCTCCGCCGGAAACTGGAAGAGGACGGCGAGCCGCGCATCCTCCACACCAAGCGCGGGGCCGGCTACGTAATCAAGGCCTGA
- a CDS encoding HAMP domain-containing histidine kinase, giving the protein MSSGLTFIILVAFGVAVGQLTSSQVRDNYAADTETAADDLVRDIRDVVRLTPGYTPFSAITPLLQNVNTPADVTTIATGDTVRLKDSPSLGPVSSQKITEVGAYQVATVPYEDPPGSGQTIGYVRVARPIDRLQTSVNRIWISVLAGTLGATLLAALAGVVLSRRAMRPISNLTTAAGQIARTRDPGVTLNNPVTNDEVGELTTTFNEMLHELELAHTEREQSLARQREFVADASHELRTPLTSVLANLELLELSLTGQGRELELESVESALRSSQRMRRLVADLQILARADSGRTQSKSRCDLSEIAGNAVEEVTPLSESHRIELDAPAPVILEGTPDDLHRVILNLVDNAVRHTPEGTTITVATNIDHQSHEAVLTVADDGPGVPEDLWPHIFDRFVRNTDPGDRAATNGTGLGLAIVFAIAKGHHGTAKVGDSPDGGANFSVRLPLAPAAA; this is encoded by the coding sequence GTGTCTTCCGGACTCACCTTCATCATCCTGGTCGCCTTCGGCGTCGCGGTGGGACAGCTCACCTCATCCCAGGTCCGTGACAACTACGCGGCCGACACCGAGACCGCCGCCGACGACCTCGTGCGCGACATCCGGGACGTCGTGCGGCTGACCCCGGGCTACACCCCCTTTAGTGCGATCACACCGCTGCTCCAGAACGTAAATACACCGGCCGACGTGACCACCATCGCCACCGGCGACACCGTGCGCCTCAAGGACTCACCCAGCCTGGGGCCGGTGAGCAGCCAGAAGATCACCGAGGTCGGTGCCTACCAGGTGGCGACCGTGCCCTACGAGGACCCACCGGGCAGCGGCCAGACGATCGGTTACGTCCGCGTTGCCAGGCCGATCGACCGCCTCCAGACCTCGGTCAACCGGATCTGGATTTCCGTCCTTGCCGGGACCCTCGGTGCCACCCTGCTCGCGGCGCTGGCCGGCGTGGTGCTCTCACGCCGGGCGATGCGACCGATCTCCAACCTGACCACGGCCGCCGGGCAGATCGCACGGACCAGGGATCCCGGAGTCACCCTGAACAATCCGGTGACCAACGACGAAGTCGGCGAGCTGACCACGACCTTCAACGAGATGCTCCACGAGCTCGAACTTGCCCACACGGAACGCGAACAATCCCTGGCACGACAACGGGAGTTCGTGGCCGATGCGTCGCACGAGTTACGCACGCCGCTGACCAGCGTCCTGGCCAACCTCGAGCTGCTCGAGCTTTCTTTGACCGGTCAGGGCCGCGAGCTGGAGCTGGAGAGCGTTGAATCGGCGCTGCGTTCGTCGCAGCGCATGCGGCGCCTGGTCGCCGACCTTCAGATCCTGGCGCGGGCGGATTCGGGGCGCACCCAGTCCAAGTCACGGTGCGACCTTTCCGAAATCGCCGGGAACGCGGTCGAGGAAGTCACCCCGCTCTCCGAGAGCCACCGGATCGAGCTCGATGCGCCGGCCCCGGTGATCCTCGAAGGCACCCCCGACGACCTCCACCGCGTGATCCTCAACCTGGTCGACAATGCGGTGCGCCACACGCCGGAAGGCACGACGATCACGGTCGCCACGAACATCGACCATCAGAGCCACGAAGCCGTGCTCACCGTCGCCGACGACGGGCCCGGCGTGCCGGAAGATCTCTGGCCGCACATCTTCGATCGTTTCGTGCGCAATACGGACCCGGGAGACCGCGCCGCCACCAACGGGACCGGGCTCGGTCTCGCGATCGTCTTCGCCATCGCGAAGGGCCATCACGGAACGGCCAAAGTGGGCGATTCTCCCGACGGTGGAGCCAATTTCAGTGTCCGCCTGCCGCTCGCACCCGCAGCTGCCTAA
- a CDS encoding ribonuclease J, with the protein MTVVEYRGKIVVIDTGLMFPTPEMLGIDLVLPDFDYLRDRADDIEAIVLTHGHEDHVGALPYVLREIGFPKVIYGGMLTIGMVRSKLDEHKLGGAPLTELPAGQKVDAGPFGLELVHLSHSIPDMRGVIITTDLGNVFFTGDYKFDQTPVDGRPADMSRLAELGRDGLLVLCGDSTNADRPGVSPSESSVGPALLETFARCKGRIIVTSFASNIHRVQQVIDAAVALDRKVALVGRSMRKNFNIASNLGIANAPAGILIQPRDIEDFPDEKVVVMSTGSQGEPFSALRRMANNDHRDMELHSGDTVVFSASPVPGNERAVNETIDRIYEIGASVVTAKSAPIHASGHGFREEIKLMLNLTQPKYVMPVHGDFQRIRLHAELAESVGVPPENIFRGRNGLPLEIGADGASFGEEVESGVIYVDGVELADPNDASLRDRRTISGDGIVIVISTIATDNGDVVADPEVILRGVGALDNEVEFTDDLKDLVEDALEKKAKAKVRDIELIQEDLHDELAKSIYKKLKKRPMVVPVVIEV; encoded by the coding sequence ATGACCGTCGTCGAATACCGCGGCAAGATCGTGGTGATCGACACGGGCCTGATGTTCCCGACCCCCGAGATGCTCGGAATCGACCTCGTCCTGCCCGACTTCGATTATCTGCGCGATCGTGCCGACGACATCGAAGCGATCGTCCTGACCCACGGCCATGAGGACCACGTCGGTGCGCTGCCTTACGTGCTGCGGGAAATCGGTTTCCCCAAGGTCATCTACGGCGGAATGCTGACGATCGGCATGGTCCGCTCGAAGCTCGACGAGCACAAGCTCGGCGGCGCGCCCCTGACCGAACTCCCGGCCGGCCAGAAGGTCGACGCCGGCCCGTTCGGCCTCGAACTGGTCCACCTCTCGCATTCGATCCCCGACATGCGCGGCGTAATCATCACGACCGACCTCGGCAATGTCTTCTTCACCGGCGACTACAAGTTCGACCAGACCCCCGTGGACGGCCGACCCGCGGACATGTCCCGACTGGCCGAGCTCGGCCGCGACGGCCTGCTCGTCCTCTGCGGCGATTCGACCAACGCCGACCGCCCCGGGGTCTCGCCCTCGGAATCCAGCGTCGGCCCGGCTCTGCTGGAAACGTTCGCCCGCTGCAAGGGCCGCATCATCGTCACCTCCTTCGCCTCGAACATCCACCGCGTCCAACAGGTGATCGACGCCGCTGTGGCGCTCGACCGCAAGGTGGCCCTGGTCGGCCGCTCGATGCGCAAGAACTTCAACATCGCCTCGAACCTCGGCATCGCCAATGCGCCGGCCGGCATCCTGATTCAGCCGCGTGACATCGAGGACTTCCCCGATGAAAAGGTCGTCGTGATGTCGACCGGTTCCCAGGGCGAGCCGTTCTCGGCGCTGCGCCGCATGGCCAACAACGACCACCGGGACATGGAGCTCCATTCGGGCGACACGGTCGTCTTCTCGGCTTCGCCGGTGCCCGGCAACGAACGCGCGGTCAACGAGACGATCGACCGGATCTACGAGATCGGCGCTTCGGTGGTCACTGCCAAGTCGGCACCCATCCACGCTTCGGGACACGGCTTCCGCGAAGAGATCAAGCTGATGCTCAACCTGACCCAGCCCAAGTACGTGATGCCGGTCCACGGCGACTTCCAGCGCATCCGGCTCCACGCTGAGCTGGCCGAGTCGGTCGGCGTCCCGCCGGAGAACATCTTCCGCGGCCGCAACGGCCTGCCGCTGGAGATCGGAGCCGATGGTGCTTCCTTCGGCGAAGAGGTCGAGTCGGGCGTGATCTACGTCGACGGCGTCGAGCTCGCCGATCCAAACGACGCATCGCTCCGCGACCGCCGCACGATCTCCGGAGACGGAATCGTCATCGTTATCTCAACGATCGCCACGGATAACGGGGACGTAGTCGCCGATCCCGAGGTGATCCTCCGTGGAGTCGGAGCCCTTGACAACGAAGTCGAGTTCACAGACGACCTGAAAGACCTGGTTGAGGACGCCCTCGAAAAGAAGGCCAAAGCCAAGGTCCGCGACATCGAGCTGATCCAGGAAGACCTCCACGACGAACTGGCCAAGTCGATCTACAAGAAGCTGAAGAAGCGCCCGATGGTTGTCCCTGTTGTCATTGAGGTCTGA
- the dapA gene encoding 4-hydroxy-tetrahydrodipicolinate synthase produces MSEIQGVITAMATVFHADGEVDVAETRKLARLLVEHGSHGVVVSGTTGESPTLEDDEKLALLEAVLDEIGEEATVIFGSGSNDTRHSVELTKAGAQAGAHASLIATPYYNLPNRAGIIGHFEAIAKADPNLPMVLYNVPTRTAVNMPSDLLAELATINNVVAVKQANDSELKVIPGLQLLAGNDGVFLESLKLGGTGGILVASHIAGDGMRKVWDLFQAGDIEGAEAIDNSLKPVYAAMGVTTNPIPVKAALEMAGCCPATMRLPMVEATDEEKAEIRTLIEQAGINLSGVTS; encoded by the coding sequence GTGAGTGAGATCCAAGGAGTCATCACGGCCATGGCCACCGTTTTCCACGCCGACGGCGAAGTCGACGTGGCCGAGACGCGCAAGCTCGCGCGTCTCCTGGTCGAGCACGGATCTCACGGAGTCGTGGTTTCCGGCACCACCGGGGAGTCACCGACCCTTGAAGACGACGAAAAGCTCGCCCTGCTCGAAGCGGTGCTCGACGAGATCGGCGAAGAAGCCACCGTCATCTTCGGCAGCGGATCCAACGACACCCGCCACTCGGTCGAGCTGACCAAGGCCGGCGCCCAGGCCGGAGCCCACGCCAGCCTGATCGCGACCCCGTATTACAACCTTCCGAACAGGGCCGGCATCATCGGCCACTTCGAGGCGATCGCCAAGGCCGATCCGAATCTTCCGATGGTGCTCTACAACGTGCCCACCCGGACCGCGGTAAACATGCCGTCCGACCTCCTGGCCGAACTCGCGACGATCAACAACGTCGTCGCGGTCAAACAGGCCAACGACAGCGAGCTCAAGGTGATTCCCGGCCTCCAGTTGCTCGCCGGCAACGACGGCGTCTTTCTGGAGTCGCTCAAGCTCGGCGGCACAGGCGGAATCCTGGTCGCGTCGCACATCGCCGGTGACGGCATGCGCAAAGTCTGGGACCTTTTTCAGGCAGGCGACATCGAAGGCGCCGAAGCGATTGACAACTCACTTAAGCCCGTCTACGCAGCGATGGGCGTCACGACAAATCCAATACCGGTCAAGGCCGCACTTGAAATGGCCGGCTGCTGTCCGGCCACGATGCGCCTGCCGATGGTCGAAGCGACCGATGAAGAGAAAGCTGAAATTAGAACTTTGATTGAACAAGCTGGAATTAACCTGTCCGGAGTCACCTCTTGA
- a CDS encoding amidase, with the protein MSEEIRSLDATAQAELVASGEVSSRELVDIAVAKANEVNPEINAIIHPDYETAAELSETELPKGPFTGVPFVFKDLGAGLAGQPFHMGNRLLKEVGFTVPFDTSLGARFKSTGIVPIGRANTPEFGILSTTEPESHGASKNPWDPTRSTGGSSGGSAAAVAAGIVPMAHASDGGGSIRIPASSCGLVGLKPSRQRVSQAPLIGDSMSGLVSELVVSKSVRDTATMLDWANGPEPGDPYGCPAPERPYAEELGADPGKLNIALLTESLTGDTLEPAVIEAAQSAAGKLEALGHNVSVAELPAPDNPDELYETFITRWAAGMAQTAGIVETIAGRDLTPDDVEPLTWALIERGRRESGAQYLAAIGAHQLLSRMIAAYYASGIDLILTPTLGTVPPKLGHYDQYGDNPMDAMLKARRIATFTGIFNATGQPAVSLPLEMSDDGLPIGIQLAAPIWREDMLIRVSAQLEEAHPWAERRAPAFAVQ; encoded by the coding sequence ATGAGTGAAGAAATCAGGAGTCTTGACGCAACCGCCCAGGCCGAACTGGTCGCGAGCGGTGAAGTCAGCTCGAGGGAGCTGGTCGACATCGCCGTAGCGAAAGCCAATGAGGTCAATCCGGAGATCAACGCGATCATCCATCCCGATTACGAGACAGCGGCCGAACTCTCGGAGACCGAACTGCCCAAGGGGCCCTTTACGGGAGTTCCTTTCGTATTCAAGGACCTGGGTGCCGGACTTGCGGGCCAGCCGTTTCACATGGGCAACCGCCTGCTGAAGGAAGTGGGCTTTACCGTGCCTTTCGACACTTCGCTCGGGGCCAGGTTCAAGAGCACCGGCATCGTCCCGATCGGGCGGGCGAACACCCCTGAGTTCGGGATCCTGTCGACCACCGAACCGGAATCCCACGGCGCGTCGAAGAATCCCTGGGACCCGACCCGCAGCACGGGCGGGTCCAGCGGCGGTTCGGCGGCAGCGGTCGCTGCCGGCATCGTCCCTATGGCCCACGCCTCGGATGGCGGCGGCTCGATCCGCATCCCGGCCAGCTCCTGCGGCCTGGTCGGCCTCAAGCCAAGCCGCCAGCGGGTCTCACAGGCGCCGCTGATCGGCGACTCGATGTCCGGGCTGGTCTCGGAGCTTGTGGTGAGCAAATCGGTTCGTGACACGGCGACCATGCTCGACTGGGCGAACGGCCCCGAGCCCGGCGATCCGTACGGTTGCCCGGCACCGGAACGCCCGTACGCCGAGGAACTCGGCGCCGACCCTGGCAAGCTGAACATCGCTCTGCTCACCGAGTCGCTGACTGGTGACACCCTCGAGCCCGCCGTGATCGAAGCCGCGCAGTCGGCGGCCGGCAAGCTCGAAGCCCTGGGCCACAACGTCTCGGTGGCCGAATTGCCGGCACCCGACAACCCGGACGAGCTCTACGAAACCTTCATCACCCGCTGGGCCGCCGGAATGGCGCAGACCGCCGGCATCGTCGAGACGATCGCCGGCCGCGACCTGACCCCCGACGACGTCGAACCCCTGACCTGGGCGCTGATCGAGCGGGGTCGCCGGGAGAGCGGGGCGCAGTACCTCGCCGCGATCGGAGCCCACCAGCTCCTGTCGCGCATGATCGCCGCCTACTACGCGAGCGGGATTGACCTGATCCTCACGCCCACCCTGGGTACCGTCCCTCCGAAGCTCGGTCACTACGACCAGTACGGCGACAACCCGATGGACGCCATGCTCAAGGCCCGCCGGATCGCCACCTTCACGGGCATTTTCAACGCAACGGGTCAGCCCGCGGTCTCTCTGCCGCTCGAAATGAGCGACGACGGGCTGCCCATCGGAATCCAGCTTGCGGCGCCGATCTGGCGCGAAGACATGCTCATTCGTGTATCCGCCCAGCTTGAAGAAGCCCATCCCTGGGCCGAGCGTCGGGCACCGGCATTTGCCGTTCAGTAA